From Vibrio crassostreae, one genomic window encodes:
- a CDS encoding anaerobic sulfatase maturase → MEVSKSVHIMSKPTGSVCNLDCDYCFYLEKEKLYPERNTNWKMSDETLEVYIEQHILAQHTDHVTFAWQGGEPLMMRIEFYKKAVQLQNKYAKGKSIENTLQTNGLLLNNEWCQFFKTNHFLIGISIDGPEHLHDKYRTSRSGKGSYRKVVQAIDLLRAHHVQFNTLTVIGSHNVDHALEVYQHLKALGSEVHQYIPLVERTATKPTFEGLYLVDPEHDSSAKLTKWSVPSLKFGQFLATIFDYWVKHDVGQIFVPYFDNTLAGWAGEQGNMCTMAPRCGSAFAMEANGDIYNCDHYVYPEHKLGNIHSKTINEMNFSTQNYEFGIKKKDLSEKCKQCPYIKLCNGGCPKQRFIPRANSSHDNYLCAGYEHFFRSSEAKMKAMCDLWFAGRSPAEVMKL, encoded by the coding sequence ATGGAAGTATCTAAGTCTGTTCATATTATGAGTAAACCAACAGGTTCTGTGTGTAACCTAGATTGTGACTATTGCTTTTATCTTGAGAAAGAAAAGCTATACCCCGAGCGTAATACTAACTGGAAAATGTCGGATGAAACGTTAGAAGTTTATATTGAGCAACACATATTGGCTCAACATACTGACCATGTGACTTTTGCTTGGCAAGGCGGCGAACCTTTGATGATGAGGATTGAGTTCTATAAAAAAGCAGTCCAATTGCAAAACAAATATGCGAAAGGGAAATCCATAGAGAATACGCTGCAAACTAACGGCCTATTACTCAATAATGAATGGTGTCAGTTTTTCAAAACAAACCACTTTTTGATTGGCATTTCAATTGATGGACCAGAGCATCTTCACGACAAATATCGAACGAGTCGCTCTGGCAAAGGTTCCTACCGCAAGGTAGTACAAGCCATCGATTTATTGCGTGCACATCACGTTCAGTTCAATACTTTAACGGTCATTGGCAGCCACAATGTTGACCATGCATTGGAGGTATATCAACATTTAAAAGCTTTGGGTAGCGAAGTACATCAATATATTCCCTTAGTCGAAAGAACAGCAACCAAGCCGACATTTGAAGGCTTATATTTAGTTGACCCAGAGCATGATAGCTCGGCTAAGTTGACGAAATGGAGTGTACCTTCTTTAAAGTTTGGGCAGTTCCTCGCAACCATCTTTGACTATTGGGTGAAGCATGATGTTGGTCAGATATTCGTGCCTTATTTCGATAACACTCTCGCAGGTTGGGCGGGTGAACAAGGCAATATGTGCACAATGGCTCCGCGGTGTGGCAGTGCTTTTGCGATGGAAGCAAATGGAGACATCTACAATTGCGACCATTATGTTTATCCGGAGCATAAACTAGGGAACATTCATTCAAAAACGATTAATGAAATGAACTTCAGTACCCAGAACTACGAGTTTGGTATCAAGAAGAAAGATCTCAGCGAAAAGTGTAAGCAGTGCCCATATATAAAACTCTGCAACGGAGGTTGCCCAAAACAACGCTTTATTCCTAGAGCTAATAGCTCCCACGACAACTACCTTTGCGCAGGCTATGAGCATTTTTTCCGTAGTAGTGAAGCAAAGATGAAAGCAATGTGTGACTTATGGTTTGCTGGCCGATCTCCAGCAGAAGTGATGAAGCTATAA
- a CDS encoding YbfB/YjiJ family MFS transporter: MQQMKLLNRATFAGLAATLVGNGIGRFAYIALMPVLIQSGWFSSEDASTLGAATLIGYIFGAPASSFLQRYYSSGTLIRTSLLLSSFSYLGCALKTAPFEWFLTLRTIAGISGAILMVLAPPMIASLHPQEMKARISGVVFSGIGLGAMLSGTIIPLLIYQSVESAWLGMGAIAFLATVLTWKTWSLEAKQSDCAMSPASFRDLSKRKRVSIRLVLLAYTFSAIGYLPHTLFWVDYIVRELGMSFASGGFYWAVFGIGSALGPIVTGILGDKVGLKKALLAAFICKATGVALPLINTGEVALFVSSLLVGMFTPGIVTLVSTYTLELVGTQLHTKSWGAMTMAFAVSQGVVGFVMAQYAPQLTSYNVLFMLSASALILSILCIAFTSTKQQGLNTAQISS, from the coding sequence ATGCAGCAAATGAAACTCTTAAACCGCGCCACTTTCGCAGGGCTTGCGGCAACATTAGTCGGCAATGGCATTGGCCGCTTTGCCTACATTGCTTTGATGCCTGTGCTCATACAGAGCGGATGGTTCTCAAGTGAAGATGCGTCAACCCTTGGCGCTGCCACGCTCATTGGCTATATCTTTGGGGCTCCCGCTTCAAGCTTTCTACAGCGATACTATTCAAGCGGTACACTCATACGCACCTCTCTTTTATTGAGCAGCTTTAGTTATCTTGGTTGTGCCTTAAAGACTGCCCCCTTTGAATGGTTTTTAACATTGAGAACCATTGCAGGAATATCGGGAGCCATTCTTATGGTGCTCGCACCACCCATGATTGCTAGCCTTCATCCACAAGAGATGAAAGCAAGAATCAGTGGCGTCGTATTCTCAGGGATCGGGCTTGGTGCCATGCTCTCAGGAACGATCATACCTCTGCTTATCTATCAAAGTGTGGAAAGCGCATGGTTAGGTATGGGAGCCATCGCTTTTCTAGCAACTGTTCTGACATGGAAAACATGGAGTCTTGAGGCTAAACAGAGTGATTGTGCGATGAGCCCAGCTTCGTTTAGGGACTTGTCTAAGCGTAAACGTGTCAGTATTCGACTTGTACTTTTAGCCTATACCTTTAGCGCTATTGGTTACTTACCTCATACTCTTTTTTGGGTCGACTATATTGTTCGTGAGCTGGGGATGAGTTTTGCTAGCGGCGGCTTTTATTGGGCCGTATTTGGTATCGGATCGGCGCTCGGGCCAATAGTGACCGGTATATTGGGTGATAAGGTTGGGCTCAAAAAAGCGCTATTAGCTGCCTTTATTTGTAAGGCGACTGGCGTTGCGCTTCCGTTAATAAACACAGGTGAAGTTGCGCTTTTTGTTTCGTCGCTACTCGTCGGTATGTTCACTCCGGGTATCGTAACACTCGTCTCAACTTACACCTTAGAACTCGTTGGCACGCAGCTCCACACTAAATCTTGGGGAGCAATGACAATGGCCTTTGCTGTTTCGCAAGGCGTGGTTGGCTTTGTTATGGCTCAGTACGCTCCGCAACTCACCAGCTACAACGTCCTATTTATGCTCAGTGCGAGTGCGCTGATTTTATCAATACTCTGCATTGCATTTACATCAACCAAACAGCAGGGACTAAACACTGCTCAAATAAGTTCTTAG
- a CDS encoding glutathione S-transferase N-terminal domain-containing protein: MKLYLNDTSPFSRAVVATAYLCNAPLELEWVDPWQTPQALVTINPFSTIPVLETSDGIALTESLMICEFLLQTYPTTTLTTTKTSDDERMSLLGMSKTLMEVAFRCAALSRFDAEQNVLTVRGKEGIQRSVQSLVKQLNNTHDLLQPDFSTLYLHVALDYVLFRHASLLSTKEVDTLSTALQNSPFKETLATLSLDSLSNQPSYCELCQ; the protein is encoded by the coding sequence ATGAAACTGTATTTAAATGATACCTCACCATTCTCACGAGCGGTGGTGGCCACTGCCTATCTATGTAATGCACCCCTTGAACTTGAATGGGTCGATCCATGGCAGACACCCCAAGCATTAGTCACAATCAATCCATTTAGTACCATTCCGGTTCTAGAAACCAGTGATGGTATTGCACTCACCGAGAGCTTAATGATTTGTGAGTTTCTATTACAAACTTACCCAACTACGACACTCACAACAACCAAGACGAGTGACGATGAACGCATGTCGTTATTAGGAATGAGTAAGACTCTCATGGAAGTAGCATTTCGCTGCGCTGCATTGAGCCGCTTTGACGCTGAGCAAAATGTGCTGACAGTTAGAGGAAAGGAAGGTATTCAAAGAAGTGTTCAATCACTTGTCAAACAACTGAATAACACCCATGATTTACTTCAGCCAGATTTCTCAACGTTATATCTACACGTTGCATTAGATTACGTTCTGTTTAGGCACGCCAGTTTGCTCTCGACTAAGGAAGTTGACACCCTCTCCACCGCCTTACAAAACTCCCCTTTCAAAGAAACATTGGCAACGTTAAGCCTTGATTCACTCTCCAATCAACCAAGCTATTGCGAGCTATGCCAATAG
- a CDS encoding putative bifunctional diguanylate cyclase/phosphodiesterase, which yields MKLSLKINYILLPVMVVIFSIAGVFSYTSQKMQLNSSLSEQLQSELTHISHELNEALRELDSAIRMSLENYYIQKYLIEIYDDTAQYYTEKELTAYINQLKLNHSSIESFALVDINGKELIYFNTSDPFAKYSADTVVTDHLVTIQQALDLKGVAHVNAATYKLNDGVEGPEFLVVKTFTPEQSFTVPTFSYGQTLLTAVVRSKVRHYDEFQESVKSKLGPDAQLILKPNATSHSLGNEEQIEDITLPGYELGFQLIHNLWSIKVCLSQIHLNELYKPFQPLYAVIVLSVTAVTFLLLKWLIVKQIIKPVERLTKKVESVNHNDLVYIERSKSNDEVSILTNKYINLITDLDDLAKRDSLTGLPNRKKFNLDITRIMSNCTETDTKCAVIYFDIDNFKHVNDKYGHHVGDHLFVVFAERLVESFVDFEWGNLTISELEFARLSGDEFAIIVGGLDDLDILTEFAHRILSLFEDGFEVDGTQFDIGVSVGISVYPDDASSVTELVNNADSAMYACKNVAGRNHYQFYSKEMDREIKRHTQINEDLKEAIKSNEFYLTYMPVYDIEKGKIKGAEVLIRTSHEALLSYGPADFIPVAESSGLIKHIDYWVFENALQTLSGWIEELNFDGTLAINFSSWQLHNSDFVNVLSGLLTRYEIPAHMVEMEITETCFIPGDEQNIERLKALKELGVKVSLDDFGTGYTAFSQLINYPIDTLKIDRMFVNAIDSESTDKQLIEVIIEMAKIYDLNIIAEGVETVSQLDYVRNKGCQEVQGFLLSKPLKEDDFIAAWKKGSLPEYS from the coding sequence ATGAAACTGTCGCTAAAGATCAATTATATTCTGCTCCCTGTTATGGTGGTAATTTTCTCCATCGCCGGAGTGTTTTCGTATACCAGTCAAAAAATGCAACTGAACTCGTCGCTATCGGAACAATTACAAAGTGAACTTACTCATATCTCTCATGAGCTTAATGAAGCGCTTAGAGAGCTCGATTCTGCGATTAGAATGAGTCTAGAGAACTACTACATTCAAAAGTATCTTATTGAAATATATGATGACACTGCTCAATATTACACGGAGAAAGAGCTAACGGCTTATATCAATCAATTAAAGCTCAATCACAGCTCGATCGAGAGCTTTGCTCTAGTGGATATTAATGGCAAAGAGCTTATCTACTTTAATACGTCGGATCCATTTGCAAAATACTCTGCTGATACGGTTGTGACGGATCACCTTGTTACGATTCAACAAGCATTAGATTTGAAAGGTGTGGCTCACGTTAACGCTGCTACCTACAAACTGAACGATGGTGTTGAAGGCCCTGAATTTTTGGTTGTAAAAACATTTACACCTGAGCAGAGTTTTACTGTCCCAACCTTTTCTTATGGACAGACGTTACTTACTGCAGTGGTTCGCTCTAAGGTTAGGCACTACGATGAATTTCAAGAATCTGTGAAAAGTAAGCTTGGTCCCGATGCTCAACTAATACTTAAACCTAATGCTACTTCGCATTCGCTGGGGAACGAAGAACAGATAGAAGATATTACCCTGCCAGGTTATGAATTGGGTTTTCAGTTAATACATAACTTATGGTCTATCAAGGTTTGCCTATCTCAAATACACCTTAATGAGTTGTATAAACCCTTTCAACCTCTTTACGCTGTTATTGTTTTGTCAGTAACTGCTGTCACTTTCTTACTACTAAAGTGGCTTATCGTAAAACAAATCATTAAGCCAGTGGAGAGACTGACTAAGAAAGTAGAGTCCGTAAATCATAATGACTTAGTCTACATAGAGCGTTCCAAAAGTAACGACGAAGTCTCCATCCTTACCAATAAGTACATTAATTTGATTACTGATCTCGATGATCTGGCAAAAAGAGACTCTCTGACGGGCTTACCAAATAGGAAAAAATTCAATCTAGATATCACGCGTATAATGAGTAACTGCACCGAAACAGATACAAAGTGCGCCGTTATCTACTTTGATATTGATAACTTTAAACACGTAAATGACAAGTACGGACATCATGTTGGTGACCACTTATTCGTAGTGTTTGCAGAACGCCTTGTCGAGAGCTTTGTTGATTTTGAGTGGGGAAATCTAACTATCTCTGAGCTTGAGTTCGCCAGGCTATCTGGGGATGAGTTTGCCATCATAGTTGGTGGATTGGACGACTTAGATATACTTACCGAATTTGCCCATCGAATTCTCTCTCTCTTTGAGGACGGCTTCGAGGTGGATGGTACTCAATTTGATATTGGGGTCAGTGTCGGTATTTCCGTTTACCCTGATGATGCTAGCTCTGTCACCGAACTGGTTAACAATGCTGATTCAGCGATGTATGCCTGCAAAAATGTCGCGGGAAGAAACCATTATCAATTCTACTCAAAAGAGATGGATAGAGAAATAAAGCGTCATACTCAAATTAATGAAGACTTGAAAGAGGCGATTAAATCTAACGAGTTCTATCTAACCTATATGCCAGTTTATGATATCGAAAAAGGTAAAATAAAAGGTGCAGAAGTTCTAATCCGTACAAGCCACGAGGCTCTTCTCTCCTACGGGCCAGCGGATTTTATACCTGTAGCAGAATCGTCAGGTTTAATTAAACATATTGATTATTGGGTTTTTGAAAATGCTCTGCAAACGCTGTCCGGCTGGATAGAAGAGCTGAATTTTGATGGTACATTAGCGATTAACTTCTCATCTTGGCAGCTCCATAATTCCGACTTTGTTAATGTACTTTCTGGGTTACTGACGCGCTATGAGATTCCAGCCCACATGGTTGAAATGGAAATCACCGAAACCTGCTTTATACCCGGTGATGAACAAAATATTGAGAGACTTAAGGCATTGAAAGAACTCGGAGTGAAAGTTTCTCTTGACGATTTTGGTACCGGCTATACGGCCTTTAGCCAACTAATAAATTATCCTATTGATACGCTTAAGATCGACCGTATGTTCGTCAACGCAATTGACTCTGAATCAACAGACAAACAGCTTATCGAAGTGATCATAGAAATGGCCAAAATTTATGATCTCAATATCATTGCAGAAGGCGTAGAAACCGTGAGTCAGTTAGATTATGTTCGAAACAAAGGATGCCAGGAAGTACAAGGGTTCTTACTATCTAAGCCCTTAAAAGAAGATGATTTTATCGCAGCGTGGAAGAAAGGGAGTTTGCCTGAATACAGTTAA
- a CDS encoding polyamine ABC transporter substrate-binding protein has protein sequence MRFITCFALTFSIFLSAQSFAEELKIFTWEDYISDTLIEEFEERYGHTVSQVYFENEMLRDAVVYSGKALAYDLFIIDGQTIGELGRASILGDLSNTLKEGNSNFTEVSRRACGGIGIPYSNGTMGVAFRSSKVAEGITSWMDVFDYALKHPQTVVIPDDDVDTIAIALLALGFDPMTENEVELAQAYKLLMKVREQLLVIRAAIGYALDKKSGSKMEVAVIYSGEKEQIASYTEQDDWIYTIPQEGTLMWHECFSVHKDRPISKASIEFLNFINTPERSALNAEEMWFASSNRHVLGLASDDYLLDEELFPTGLDSGSSFTYKTLSKEASDLRSQILFVIHNQRYKTKK, from the coding sequence ATGCGTTTCATAACTTGTTTTGCTTTAACTTTTTCTATTTTTTTGTCAGCACAGAGTTTTGCTGAAGAGCTAAAAATTTTCACGTGGGAAGACTATATCTCTGACACTCTGATAGAAGAGTTTGAAGAACGGTACGGTCATACCGTTTCTCAAGTTTATTTTGAAAATGAAATGCTGCGTGATGCCGTGGTGTACTCTGGCAAAGCCCTAGCCTATGATTTGTTTATCATTGACGGGCAAACCATTGGTGAACTGGGCAGAGCAAGCATTTTAGGCGATTTATCTAATACTTTGAAGGAAGGTAATTCAAACTTTACTGAGGTATCTCGCAGAGCTTGCGGGGGCATTGGAATCCCGTACTCTAACGGTACCATGGGGGTCGCATTTCGGTCTTCAAAAGTCGCCGAAGGTATAACCTCTTGGATGGACGTTTTCGACTACGCATTAAAACACCCTCAAACGGTTGTGATTCCTGATGACGATGTAGATACCATTGCAATCGCATTATTGGCGTTAGGGTTCGATCCTATGACCGAAAATGAAGTCGAATTGGCACAAGCGTACAAACTGTTAATGAAGGTCCGTGAACAGCTATTAGTAATAAGAGCGGCTATTGGCTACGCTCTAGATAAAAAATCTGGCTCTAAAATGGAAGTTGCCGTTATCTATTCAGGAGAAAAAGAACAAATAGCGTCGTATACAGAGCAAGATGATTGGATCTATACCATTCCTCAAGAAGGTACTTTGATGTGGCATGAATGCTTTAGTGTCCATAAAGACAGGCCTATTAGCAAAGCGTCGATAGAGTTCCTTAACTTTATTAACACACCTGAAAGATCGGCATTAAATGCAGAAGAGATGTGGTTCGCAAGCTCGAACAGACACGTTTTGGGCTTAGCATCTGATGATTATCTGTTAGATGAAGAGTTGTTCCCAACGGGATTAGACAGCGGTTCATCGTTTACCTATAAGACACTAAGCAAAGAAGCTTCAGACCTGAGAAGCCAAATACTCTTTGTTATTCATAACCAAAGATATAAAACAAAAAAATGA
- a CDS encoding PLP-dependent transferase encodes MNTSTQLSPLRKTTKHEQAEALAIEQAKHFGIDPNSDYGITLIELATTLYKANTKTHDLWALTVDGLSELDKSDRIAWFNAKRFLSFQIAKILDNLQNPMRATYQSIATNNGHFASKGAYPIFDNVAAIFSASPVITRTATYLFACTEWIEDAFNGKEPLHDIYSRLLNPTSISLANHMVDIEAGSRANEYLAWNFNSGMAAIDGLLSHLLGHEDIVLASRNIYGGSYQLLEDWFGKPSNLNIAVEWVDGYSGDEFATRLDEVAEKYSDRLAAGKKIYVYLESPCNPHGYVLDVASISKAGHVRGWDVIVDSTVGTPLLHPVLKRDDVMERPDYVVHSYTKELAGSGTTTAGVVIGRNETMFVPKGEEVTFTKPNGDKATIPWNETLFWNVYYIKGAFLDADKAFEVLNGMKTYEMRVVQKTINTLTLAKIFDAHPDINVSCPALPDCDNYEHCQNNMYLGLPAALFTIDMEGNGHRAPINRDGFKQFFDMLEPAIGMQVSLGQTNTVALCPALTTHSELSDEALNEAGIRPTTMRISIGLEDPRMFIAHIIEAAKLSIDRKHADFSSSFPSNDRIDEIYMQTYMDVHQRFVKNLPKFSQLTQ; translated from the coding sequence ATGAATACATCAACTCAACTTAGCCCGCTGCGTAAAACAACCAAACATGAACAAGCAGAAGCCCTAGCCATTGAGCAAGCAAAGCACTTTGGTATCGACCCAAACAGTGATTACGGCATCACGCTTATCGAACTGGCGACGACACTGTACAAAGCCAATACCAAGACTCACGACCTTTGGGCATTGACCGTTGATGGACTTTCAGAACTCGATAAAAGTGACCGAATCGCTTGGTTTAACGCCAAACGCTTCTTGTCATTCCAGATAGCTAAAATCCTCGATAACCTACAAAATCCGATGCGTGCCACTTACCAATCCATTGCCACCAATAATGGTCATTTTGCGTCTAAAGGTGCGTATCCAATTTTCGATAATGTGGCTGCTATCTTCTCGGCAAGCCCGGTTATTACGCGCACTGCCACGTATTTGTTTGCGTGCACAGAATGGATTGAAGATGCGTTCAACGGTAAAGAGCCGCTGCACGATATCTATTCTCGACTGCTTAACCCAACATCGATTTCACTGGCTAACCACATGGTTGATATTGAGGCAGGCTCTAGAGCCAACGAATACCTCGCGTGGAACTTTAATTCTGGCATGGCGGCCATTGATGGGTTGTTGAGTCACTTGCTCGGCCATGAGGACATTGTATTGGCTTCACGTAACATCTATGGCGGTTCTTACCAGCTGTTGGAAGATTGGTTTGGTAAGCCTTCGAATCTGAATATCGCGGTAGAGTGGGTGGATGGTTACTCAGGTGATGAGTTTGCGACTCGCCTTGATGAGGTTGCCGAAAAATACTCTGATCGCCTCGCCGCGGGTAAGAAGATCTACGTTTACCTTGAGTCACCGTGTAACCCGCATGGATACGTGTTGGATGTTGCGAGTATAAGCAAAGCTGGTCACGTTCGTGGTTGGGATGTGATTGTTGACTCGACAGTAGGCACCCCATTGCTGCACCCAGTACTCAAACGCGACGATGTGATGGAAAGGCCAGACTATGTCGTTCATTCCTACACCAAAGAACTGGCGGGTTCTGGCACCACAACGGCTGGGGTTGTGATTGGCCGCAATGAGACTATGTTTGTGCCGAAAGGAGAGGAGGTCACTTTCACCAAACCTAACGGCGATAAGGCAACCATTCCATGGAACGAAACGCTGTTTTGGAATGTGTATTACATCAAAGGCGCTTTCTTAGATGCAGACAAAGCGTTTGAAGTGCTCAATGGCATGAAAACCTATGAGATGCGTGTGGTGCAAAAAACGATTAATACACTGACTCTCGCAAAGATCTTTGATGCTCACCCGGACATCAATGTGTCGTGTCCTGCTTTGCCAGACTGTGATAACTATGAGCATTGCCAGAACAACATGTACTTAGGATTACCCGCGGCGCTGTTTACTATCGATATGGAAGGGAACGGCCATCGTGCACCAATCAATCGAGATGGGTTTAAACAGTTCTTCGATATGCTTGAGCCCGCAATCGGTATGCAAGTGAGCCTAGGGCAAACCAATACAGTCGCGTTATGTCCGGCACTGACCACGCACTCAGAGCTGAGCGACGAGGCTCTCAATGAAGCCGGCATCAGACCAACCACAATGCGTATCTCTATTGGCTTAGAAGATCCTCGCATGTTCATTGCTCATATTATCGAAGCAGCGAAGTTATCGATTGACCGCAAACACGCTGATTTCTCATCGAGCTTCCCGAGTAACGACCGTATCGATGAAATCTATATGCAAACTTATATGGATGTACACCAGAGGTTTGTGAAGAACTTGCCGAAGTTTAGTCAGCTCACTCAGTAA
- a CDS encoding Lrp/AsnC family transcriptional regulator yields the protein MDEIDKKILAELQSNARLTNQELADRVALSPSPCLRRVRALEKQGIIRGYHASVDQEACGLPVNVFVLVKLEKPTEENMRDFEQHIEMIDEVLECFLMTGNHDYLLHVVSESLKSYEQFIRKQLTRLPNIASIESSFAFGQVKTKTKLPVR from the coding sequence ATGGATGAGATCGACAAGAAAATACTGGCTGAACTGCAAAGCAACGCTCGGCTGACTAATCAAGAGTTAGCCGATCGCGTGGCACTGTCACCCTCTCCATGCTTGCGCCGAGTTCGCGCATTAGAGAAACAAGGGATTATTCGCGGCTATCACGCCAGTGTCGACCAAGAAGCATGTGGCTTGCCTGTGAATGTGTTTGTGTTGGTGAAACTTGAAAAACCCACTGAAGAGAACATGCGCGACTTTGAACAGCACATCGAAATGATTGACGAGGTGTTAGAGTGCTTTCTGATGACGGGCAATCACGACTACCTATTGCATGTAGTGAGTGAATCGCTCAAAAGCTACGAGCAGTTCATCCGCAAGCAATTAACTCGCCTGCCCAATATTGCTTCTATTGAATCCAGCTTTGCCTTCGGTCAGGTAAAAACAAAGACCAAGCTGCCTGTGAGGTAA